The following proteins are co-located in the Fibrobacter sp. genome:
- a CDS encoding glycoside hydrolase N-terminal domain-containing protein, giving the protein MFSRNLLFGLGLSFATLAIPAFVAPATAAPETSHVLWYNSDAGTTFTNALPIGNGYMGGMVYGGVSKDVINLNEGTVWNSGPGSNNVSNGYSKMAEIRSSLFSGNYDRAEQLTGQLSTYDIAKFQPVGDLVLDFGHTGTDYRRELDLETAIAKTTYTSGGVKYTREYFANYPDNVIVIRISADASGKVNFSASLTTPHTNKSIKNVGSDALTLDATINSIKFQTRFVVKADGGKVSAGSGSVKVEGANSAYIILNTGTNFVSFDNVSANAGKRAAAAIDAASKKTYDQLKSAHLKDYQELYNRVRLNLGTPASNAGDITSSRVKNFNTTDDPSFVELYYQFGRYLMISSSRKGGQPANLQGIWNNEMNPSWGSKYTTNINLEMNYWMVESANLQECGVPLFDKIKSLVTQGSKTAKTIWGTDKGWVVHHNTDLWNRTGPVDGSWGVWPSGAGWLSTHLWEHYLFTGDKQFLKDAYSTMKGAAEFYLSTMVEEPVSGHKYLVTAPSDSPENTHGKYNVCFGPTMDIQIARDAFNNAIEASKILGVDEDLRAEFENAVKRLPPNQIGKYKQLMEWFEDWDDPRSDHRHVSHLYGMFPSAQISVDGTPEFAEAAKTTLTQRGDNATGWSLAWKINLWARLQDGDHAYKLVRNLLTPDRTYNNLFDAHPPFQIDGNFGAVSGINEMFIQSQGGKIRILPALPSKWSSGSVAGLKARGDITVDSLAWKDGKLTYLGLSAGNKETVNIEYNGNLQSFTSVAGGNYQFDGNLKLTNQPFEAIAIPGKIQAEDYTAMDGVQIEPDESGEPNIGWINDGDWSEYLIKVPAAGSYNLKVRAASGADAKSSIVVKDSTGKELGTLTVDPEKTKGWNDWYEVETKISLAEGEQVLRFEYTGESSFLMNVDWFSLEADSTTSIAFTQVVSGLEVSPVPMSRASVALMVKAPAGRSFEVRLLDVNGKLVDVSRGLGGTSSLVEFGASSPLPQGNYIAIVKSGSFQKTLRVSAY; this is encoded by the coding sequence ATGTTTTCTAGAAATTTGCTGTTCGGCTTGGGTCTGAGTTTTGCAACTCTCGCCATTCCTGCTTTTGTTGCCCCGGCAACCGCTGCGCCTGAAACTTCCCATGTACTTTGGTATAATAGCGATGCCGGCACTACCTTTACAAATGCCTTGCCCATCGGTAACGGCTATATGGGCGGCATGGTCTATGGTGGCGTCAGCAAGGATGTAATCAACCTGAACGAAGGCACCGTCTGGAACAGCGGCCCCGGCAGCAATAATGTTTCCAATGGCTATTCCAAGATGGCGGAAATCCGCAGTTCTCTTTTCTCGGGCAACTACGATCGCGCCGAACAGCTGACGGGTCAACTTTCTACTTACGATATTGCAAAGTTCCAGCCTGTAGGCGACTTGGTTCTTGATTTTGGCCACACGGGTACAGATTACCGCCGTGAACTGGATTTGGAAACTGCCATCGCAAAGACCACTTATACCTCTGGCGGCGTCAAGTATACCCGCGAATACTTTGCAAACTATCCTGACAACGTCATCGTCATTCGAATTTCTGCAGACGCAAGCGGCAAGGTGAACTTTAGCGCATCCCTCACAACGCCTCATACCAACAAGAGCATCAAGAATGTAGGTTCCGATGCGTTAACTCTAGATGCAACCATCAATTCCATCAAGTTCCAAACCCGCTTTGTGGTGAAGGCTGACGGCGGTAAGGTTTCTGCAGGTAGCGGCTCCGTCAAGGTAGAAGGCGCAAACTCCGCCTACATCATCCTGAATACAGGTACGAACTTTGTCTCCTTCGATAACGTTTCCGCTAACGCCGGCAAACGCGCCGCTGCCGCCATCGATGCCGCCAGCAAGAAGACTTATGACCAGCTGAAATCCGCCCACCTGAAGGACTATCAGGAACTGTACAATCGCGTGCGCTTGAACCTGGGTACACCTGCGTCCAACGCCGGCGACATTACCTCCAGCCGCGTCAAGAATTTTAACACCACCGATGACCCTTCCTTCGTAGAACTGTATTATCAGTTTGGTCGCTACCTCATGATTTCCAGCTCCCGTAAGGGTGGCCAGCCCGCCAACCTTCAGGGCATCTGGAATAACGAAATGAATCCTTCCTGGGGCAGCAAGTACACCACCAACATCAATCTTGAAATGAACTACTGGATGGTGGAATCCGCCAACCTTCAGGAATGCGGTGTACCGCTGTTCGACAAGATCAAGTCCCTGGTCACTCAAGGCTCTAAGACTGCAAAGACCATCTGGGGCACCGACAAGGGCTGGGTGGTTCATCACAATACCGACCTTTGGAACCGCACAGGACCTGTGGACGGCTCCTGGGGTGTATGGCCCTCTGGCGCGGGCTGGCTCAGCACCCACCTGTGGGAACATTACCTCTTTACCGGCGATAAACAGTTCCTGAAGGATGCCTACTCCACCATGAAGGGCGCCGCAGAATTTTACCTATCCACTATGGTGGAAGAACCTGTCAGCGGCCACAAGTATCTGGTGACGGCTCCCAGCGACTCTCCGGAAAATACCCACGGCAAGTACAACGTCTGCTTTGGCCCAACTATGGACATCCAGATTGCCCGCGACGCCTTCAATAACGCCATCGAGGCTTCCAAGATTCTTGGCGTTGACGAAGACCTTCGTGCCGAATTTGAAAATGCGGTAAAGCGCCTGCCCCCCAATCAAATCGGCAAGTACAAGCAGCTGATGGAATGGTTCGAAGACTGGGACGATCCTCGTAGCGATCACCGTCATGTTTCCCACCTGTATGGAATGTTCCCCAGTGCCCAGATTTCTGTAGACGGCACTCCTGAATTTGCAGAAGCTGCAAAGACCACGTTGACCCAGCGTGGCGACAATGCCACGGGCTGGTCCCTGGCCTGGAAAATCAACCTGTGGGCCCGTTTGCAGGATGGCGATCATGCCTACAAGCTGGTTCGCAACTTGCTTACTCCGGACCGTACCTACAACAACCTCTTTGATGCCCATCCGCCGTTCCAGATTGACGGAAACTTCGGCGCGGTTTCGGGCATTAACGAAATGTTCATCCAGAGTCAAGGCGGAAAAATTCGCATTCTGCCTGCGCTGCCTTCTAAATGGTCCAGCGGTTCTGTGGCTGGCCTTAAGGCGCGAGGCGATATCACCGTGGATTCCTTGGCCTGGAAAGATGGCAAGTTGACTTACCTCGGCTTAAGCGCCGGTAACAAGGAAACGGTGAACATCGAGTACAATGGCAATCTCCAGAGTTTTACTTCGGTTGCTGGCGGAAACTACCAGTTTGATGGAAACCTGAAGTTGACCAATCAGCCTTTTGAAGCGATTGCCATTCCGGGCAAGATCCAGGCGGAAGATTACACGGCAATGGACGGCGTCCAGATTGAACCTGATGAATCCGGCGAACCTAACATTGGCTGGATCAATGATGGGGACTGGTCTGAATACCTTATCAAGGTTCCGGCTGCAGGTTCCTATAACTTGAAAGTTCGAGCCGCTTCCGGTGCCGATGCCAAGAGCAGTATCGTGGTCAAGGATTCTACAGGCAAGGAGCTGGGAACCCTTACGGTGGACCCTGAAAAGACAAAGGGATGGAACGACTGGTACGAGGTGGAAACCAAGATCTCCCTTGCAGAGGGCGAGCAGGTTCTTCGCTTTGAATATACTGGTGAAAGTTCCTTCCTGATGAACGTAGACTGGTTCAGCCTGGAGGCGGATTCCACAACGTCCATTGCTTTCACTCAGGTGGTCTCTGGCTTGGAAGTTTCTCCTGTACCCATGTCCCGCGCCTCTGTTGCCCTCATGGTAAAGGCTCCTGCAGGCAGAAGCTTCGAGGTTCGTCTTCTCGATGTCAATGGCAAGCTGGTGGACGTTTCCCGCGGCCTCGGCGGTACTTCCTCTCTGGTGGAATTCGGCGCATCAAGTCCTCTTCCTCAGGGTAACTACATCGCCATCGTCAAGAGCGGTTCCTTCCAAAAAACGCTTCGCGTCTCAGCCTATTAA
- a CDS encoding carbohydrate-binding protein, whose protein sequence is MKNSLNKRTMGLMVAMSLAASLPSISFAQKFDEWNGNPRTFGINVLSPHVTSMPYNTLEEALKMDRRASEWYQSLAGTWKFYHVEAPAQRNNEFFADNYDVSKWDDIPVPGNWQMYGYDRPIYSNVIYPWNAKDWISPPAAPTKFNPVGHYRRNFTVPKNWDGKRIRLHFEGVESAYYVWVNGKFVGYSENSFTDHEFDITDKLRSGENNISVQVFRWCDGSWMEDQDFIRLSGIQRDVYIYATPKIHIQDFQANASLASNYTDGTLDPSIWVRNTSSAASGTYTLEMGVYDASGAAVVTDKSTVSIAAGKEEKVTFSKVISGVKLWASETPNLYTFVLTLKDASGKTVQVESNRIGFKKVELKKNGQGITQFLVNGKPVILRGVDRHEIDPDYGHTISRELMERDVFLMKQFNINALRTSHYPNDPYMYDLCDKYGIYVLDETNLETHGANDKVPKSDDNWRDASVERISSMIQRDKNHASIIIWSLGNEAGWGDVFGTMQKYAHDADPSRPVHYEGDNDHADVQSCMYCSDWIAATYNNNNKPWMLCEYEHAMGNSVGELKEYVDAFYNNPRVFGGFIWDFIDQGLRRNGTKFFNFGGLWGDQPNDDNFCANGLVLPDRTLQPEMWEVKHQYRNVVVRDKGAAKGAVEIENRFDFVNLKDYATAVWTLKEDGKEVAKGSLSSTQLDVAPLSKKEITIDLKKPTLKAGSEYHLDIDFQLKNKQDWADVGFSIAHEQFLVQLGQDKVPQLDFTSLPKHKVSEGNGKAVVEGDDFSVTINTANATIEDYKLGDVQLITTGGVPNFWRAPTDNDKGYNMEKESGVWRKAGSTRKVNSSKVTKVSDNETRFDFDLGISAGYSTMKLSYTVYGSGDILVDYTFTPDAAQPAIPNVGTLFTIPGGFEKVQWYGRGPSENYVGRRDGSYAGLYKANVDDFFVPYMEVGETGQRSDVKWAMLTNSQGKGLMVVGSPRMEFNTLHYTPEQLTDVKLPWDLKRDKEITLRVDLQQMGLGGINSWGAKPLDKYRLFAKNTFKHKFRITPVRGVMEDPNELANIGFPNLETSMVTNVKYPSIEYGEVKAEAFAENELPGTIEMENYDKGGEGLGYHDADMTNEGGLYREDDGVDIVKAGDGYAIGYTQAGEWLQFTIDVKEAGDYLFRANVASGLDGSGFQLFLDGKAVTDTVKIPKGEDWDTYGTVDGKIGAVTAGKHVLKVLLTGSYGNLDWIRFGMNEEALPIRNHVELNVNEPQEFYVFSAKGKMLTKVNAMDMNQVREQLQARSMQPGAYIIRSANGAIKQVIKVTR, encoded by the coding sequence ATGAAGAATTCTTTGAATAAAAGAACAATGGGATTGATGGTTGCGATGTCTTTGGCCGCCTCACTTCCCTCAATCTCCTTCGCCCAAAAGTTTGACGAATGGAATGGAAATCCAAGAACGTTCGGTATAAACGTGCTTTCTCCCCACGTGACGTCCATGCCGTACAACACCTTGGAAGAAGCCTTGAAGATGGATCGCCGTGCTTCTGAATGGTACCAGTCTCTAGCTGGCACTTGGAAGTTCTATCATGTAGAAGCTCCGGCCCAGCGCAATAACGAATTCTTCGCAGACAATTATGATGTTTCCAAGTGGGATGACATCCCGGTTCCTGGCAACTGGCAGATGTACGGTTATGACCGTCCCATTTACAGTAATGTGATTTATCCGTGGAACGCTAAGGACTGGATTAGTCCTCCTGCTGCTCCTACCAAGTTTAACCCTGTGGGCCACTACCGCCGTAACTTTACCGTGCCCAAGAACTGGGATGGTAAGCGCATTCGCCTGCACTTTGAAGGCGTGGAATCCGCCTACTATGTCTGGGTGAACGGTAAGTTCGTTGGCTATAGCGAAAATTCCTTTACCGACCACGAATTTGATATTACAGATAAACTGCGCAGTGGCGAAAACAACATCTCCGTGCAGGTGTTCCGCTGGTGCGATGGCTCCTGGATGGAGGACCAGGACTTTATTCGTTTGTCTGGTATTCAGCGTGATGTGTATATCTACGCTACTCCTAAGATTCATATTCAGGACTTCCAGGCCAATGCCTCATTGGCCAGCAACTACACCGATGGTACCCTGGACCCCAGCATTTGGGTAAGGAACACAAGTTCTGCTGCTTCCGGTACCTATACCTTGGAAATGGGTGTGTATGATGCTTCTGGCGCTGCCGTGGTTACCGACAAGTCTACGGTTTCCATTGCCGCCGGCAAGGAAGAAAAGGTCACCTTTAGTAAGGTTATTTCCGGGGTTAAGCTGTGGGCTTCCGAAACCCCGAACCTCTATACCTTCGTGCTTACCCTGAAGGATGCTTCCGGCAAGACCGTGCAGGTTGAAAGTAACCGTATTGGCTTTAAGAAGGTTGAACTCAAGAAGAATGGCCAGGGCATTACCCAGTTCCTGGTCAACGGCAAGCCCGTGATCTTACGCGGTGTGGACCGTCATGAAATCGATCCGGATTACGGCCATACCATTAGCCGTGAGTTGATGGAACGAGACGTGTTCCTTATGAAGCAGTTTAACATCAATGCTTTGCGTACTTCCCATTATCCCAATGACCCGTACATGTACGATCTTTGCGATAAGTACGGCATTTACGTTCTTGATGAAACAAACTTGGAAACTCATGGTGCAAACGATAAGGTTCCCAAGAGCGATGACAACTGGCGCGACGCTTCTGTGGAAAGAATTTCTTCCATGATTCAGCGCGACAAGAACCACGCTTCCATCATCATTTGGTCTTTGGGTAACGAAGCCGGCTGGGGTGACGTTTTCGGTACCATGCAGAAGTATGCTCACGATGCAGATCCTTCTCGCCCCGTTCACTACGAAGGCGATAACGATCACGCCGATGTTCAGAGCTGCATGTATTGTAGCGACTGGATTGCTGCCACCTACAACAACAATAACAAGCCCTGGATGCTTTGCGAATACGAACACGCCATGGGTAACTCTGTAGGCGAACTGAAAGAATACGTGGACGCGTTCTATAATAACCCCCGCGTATTCGGTGGCTTCATTTGGGACTTTATAGACCAGGGTCTCCGTCGTAACGGCACCAAGTTCTTCAATTTCGGCGGCCTTTGGGGCGACCAGCCTAACGACGACAATTTCTGCGCTAACGGCCTTGTTCTTCCGGATCGTACCTTGCAGCCTGAAATGTGGGAAGTCAAACACCAGTATCGTAACGTAGTGGTTCGCGACAAGGGTGCAGCAAAGGGCGCTGTGGAAATCGAGAACCGTTTTGACTTCGTAAACCTGAAGGACTACGCAACTGCAGTATGGACCTTGAAGGAAGACGGCAAGGAAGTTGCCAAGGGCTCTCTCTCTAGCACCCAGCTAGATGTTGCTCCTTTGTCCAAGAAGGAAATTACCATCGATCTTAAGAAGCCTACTCTCAAGGCTGGCTCCGAATACCATCTGGATATTGATTTCCAGCTGAAGAATAAGCAGGATTGGGCCGATGTTGGCTTTAGCATTGCTCACGAACAGTTCCTGGTGCAGCTAGGTCAAGACAAGGTTCCTCAGCTTGATTTCACCAGCTTGCCCAAGCATAAGGTTTCCGAAGGCAATGGCAAGGCTGTTGTTGAAGGCGATGATTTCTCTGTCACCATCAATACTGCAAATGCAACCATCGAAGATTACAAGCTGGGAGATGTGCAGCTGATTACCACAGGTGGCGTTCCTAACTTCTGGCGAGCTCCTACCGATAACGATAAGGGCTACAACATGGAAAAGGAAAGCGGTGTCTGGCGCAAGGCCGGTAGCACTCGCAAGGTGAACAGCTCCAAGGTTACCAAGGTTTCTGATAACGAAACTCGCTTTGACTTTGACTTGGGTATTTCCGCTGGCTACTCTACCATGAAGCTTAGCTACACCGTTTACGGTTCTGGCGATATTCTCGTAGATTACACCTTTACCCCGGATGCAGCCCAGCCGGCAATTCCCAATGTGGGTACGCTCTTCACCATTCCGGGTGGCTTTGAAAAGGTTCAGTGGTATGGTCGCGGCCCCAGCGAAAACTATGTGGGTCGTCGTGATGGTAGCTATGCAGGCCTGTATAAGGCCAATGTAGATGATTTCTTCGTGCCTTACATGGAAGTTGGCGAAACCGGCCAGCGTAGCGATGTAAAGTGGGCTATGCTTACTAATTCACAGGGCAAGGGCCTTATGGTTGTTGGTTCTCCCCGCATGGAATTCAACACCTTGCATTACACTCCGGAACAGTTGACTGATGTAAAACTTCCTTGGGACCTGAAGCGAGACAAGGAAATTACTCTCCGTGTTGACCTGCAGCAGATGGGCCTTGGTGGCATCAACAGCTGGGGTGCAAAGCCCTTGGATAAGTACAGACTGTTTGCAAAGAATACCTTTAAGCACAAGTTCCGCATTACTCCGGTCCGCGGTGTGATGGAAGATCCTAACGAACTTGCAAACATCGGTTTCCCCAACCTGGAAACCAGCATGGTTACCAATGTGAAGTATCCTTCCATTGAATACGGCGAAGTGAAGGCAGAGGCATTTGCTGAAAACGAATTGCCTGGCACTATCGAAATGGAAAATTACGATAAGGGTGGCGAAGGCCTTGGATATCACGATGCCGATATGACTAACGAGGGCGGCCTCTATCGCGAAGATGATGGTGTCGATATTGTGAAGGCTGGAGACGGTTACGCTATCGGCTATACCCAGGCTGGCGAATGGCTGCAGTTTACCATTGACGTGAAGGAAGCGGGTGATTATCTGTTCCGAGCCAATGTGGCCAGCGGTCTTGATGGTAGCGGTTTCCAGCTGTTCTTGGATGGCAAGGCTGTAACGGATACAGTCAAGATCCCCAAGGGTGAAGACTGGGATACCTATGGCACTGTAGATGGAAAGATTGGTGCAGTCACTGCAGGTAAGCATGTGCTCAAGGTTCTTCTCACCGGTTCCTACGGAAATTTGGACTGGATCAGATTTGGCATGAACGAAGAAGCCCTGCCCATTCGTAACCATGTGGAACTGAATGTAAACGAACCCCAGGAATTCTACGTGTTCAGCGCCAAGGGTAAGATGCTGACCAAGGTGAACGCCATGGACATGAACCAGGTTCGTGAACAGCTTCAGGCACGCAGCATGCAGCCCGGTGCATACATTATTCGTAGCGCAAATGGTGCCATCAAGCAGGTGATTAAGGTTACTCGCTAA
- a CDS encoding TIGR02147 family protein, with amino-acid sequence MKEIVEYHSYRKYMQDFYEERKRCSAFSWREFSKIAGFSSPNYMKVVCEGKSRLSKAGVESVSRAMGLEGFQAEYFTAMVDFEDAKTEAKKKAAFQRMQDIAKENRMRVIDADAYHYFDSWVNPVMRELAPIMPGAKPLELARKCYPVVSAAEVRHSLDFMVSVGLLKKKGEAYVQTEKSVTGSAEAIPLALRSMHRQMSKLATDAIDDRDVSERHMTGVTLGVSPKTYGRLVRELENFRRKVVAIAAEEDDYTQVYHLNLQLFPLTKDVTKEDT; translated from the coding sequence ATGAAAGAAATCGTAGAATATCACAGCTATCGAAAGTACATGCAGGACTTTTACGAGGAACGCAAGCGCTGTTCCGCCTTTTCCTGGCGTGAATTTTCGAAGATTGCAGGATTTTCTTCGCCTAACTATATGAAGGTGGTTTGCGAAGGCAAGAGCCGCCTCAGCAAGGCGGGGGTAGAGAGCGTGTCCCGCGCCATGGGTTTGGAAGGTTTCCAGGCGGAATACTTTACCGCCATGGTGGATTTCGAGGATGCAAAGACGGAGGCGAAAAAGAAGGCTGCCTTCCAGCGGATGCAGGACATCGCCAAGGAAAATCGGATGCGGGTCATCGATGCCGACGCCTACCATTATTTTGACTCCTGGGTGAATCCAGTAATGCGTGAACTGGCTCCCATTATGCCGGGGGCGAAACCTCTGGAACTTGCCCGCAAATGCTACCCGGTGGTCAGTGCCGCCGAGGTCCGTCACTCCCTTGATTTCATGGTGTCTGTGGGACTTCTCAAGAAAAAGGGTGAGGCGTACGTGCAGACGGAAAAGTCGGTAACGGGCTCTGCCGAGGCGATCCCGCTGGCGCTTCGCTCCATGCACCGCCAGATGTCAAAATTGGCGACGGATGCTATTGACGATCGTGATGTTTCTGAACGCCATATGACGGGAGTTACTTTGGGAGTATCGCCTAAAACTTATGGACGTCTTGTGCGTGAACTGGAAAATTTTCGTCGGAAGGTGGTGGCTATCGCCGCCGAAGAAGATGACTATACTCAGGTATATCATTTGAATTTACAACTGTTCCCTTTGACTAAGGATGTTACAAAGGAGGATACATGA
- a CDS encoding family 43 glycosylhydrolase yields the protein MKKLKIASATFGLAMFGLAANAMADNPFIQTYYSPDPAPVVFGDTLCSYSGNDEGGSFFTMHGWRVSCTTDMVNWTDMNGLILEAGDFNGSAKKNGDWAAQVIRRKDSSGKFKYYYYVTVESTRGGRAINVAVSDYKEGPFKDALNGKHLAGPNWDYIDPTVWIDDDGQAYLYWGNPKLYYCPLKDNMIECDGKEKVTDMASFNGKYTEGPWIHKRGKKYYMIYAAGGIPESIDYSWSDSPTGPWEYKGVIMPSAEKGSAFTVHSGIVDFKGRSFFFYHNQRRVPSAGGYSRTSAVEEFTWGADGTIPTIRMTDDGVTKPIKNLDPYTRVEAETKAWIEGITVDKTGGYTIIKNVDVEGKTVFLTNMNAGSWTKVRSVDMSDGADNIVVCTKGGSGKIELHSGSATGPLMSTIDVPASTDWQENSFPVTGADGVGDLYFVFKSGNFKFDYWFFESTKQAVPQEPFSGKAAAIPGKIQAEDFDKPGVGRGNQSFSDKDAENHGDSDYRKDDAPAVDLYKKSNNRVVLGYVQEGEWLEYTVDVAKAGEYTMFAAVASAGGSKFKLSIDGEDITGDIEVPKAAAGEDNYDDYNKVSADVTLPAGKHILRFTATGDWFDVDYFNFVAGKGAEDDEPLPGEGETDPNNPGESTDPDGPIGIVSSVNYSVSVDSKYDVFDLTGKHMGRVNLGIGSAESLSQRMSAAGFARGLYMVRGIKSQKMTKVNVAK from the coding sequence ATGAAAAAGCTTAAGATTGCTTCCGCTACTTTCGGACTTGCAATGTTCGGTCTTGCAGCTAATGCCATGGCCGATAATCCGTTTATCCAGACATATTATTCTCCGGACCCGGCTCCGGTCGTGTTTGGCGATACCCTTTGTTCCTATTCCGGTAACGACGAAGGCGGTTCCTTCTTTACCATGCATGGTTGGCGTGTTTCCTGCACCACCGATATGGTGAACTGGACTGACATGAATGGCCTCATTCTTGAAGCCGGTGACTTTAACGGCAGCGCCAAGAAGAATGGCGACTGGGCTGCCCAAGTTATCCGTCGTAAGGATTCCAGCGGCAAGTTCAAGTACTACTATTACGTAACCGTAGAATCTACCCGCGGTGGCCGCGCCATTAACGTAGCAGTTTCCGATTACAAGGAAGGCCCCTTCAAGGATGCCCTGAACGGCAAACACTTGGCTGGCCCCAACTGGGACTACATCGACCCTACCGTATGGATTGATGATGACGGCCAGGCTTACCTCTACTGGGGTAACCCCAAGCTTTATTACTGCCCTCTTAAGGACAACATGATCGAATGTGACGGTAAGGAAAAGGTCACCGACATGGCTTCCTTTAACGGCAAGTATACTGAAGGCCCGTGGATTCACAAGCGTGGCAAGAAGTACTATATGATTTACGCTGCCGGTGGCATTCCGGAATCCATTGACTACTCCTGGAGTGATTCTCCTACCGGTCCGTGGGAATACAAGGGCGTCATTATGCCTAGCGCCGAAAAGGGTTCTGCCTTTACGGTCCATTCCGGCATTGTTGACTTTAAGGGCCGTAGCTTCTTCTTCTATCATAACCAGCGTCGCGTTCCCAGTGCAGGCGGTTATTCCCGTACTTCCGCTGTGGAAGAATTTACCTGGGGTGCCGATGGTACCATTCCTACCATCCGCATGACAGACGATGGCGTTACCAAGCCTATCAAGAATCTTGATCCGTATACTCGCGTAGAAGCCGAAACCAAGGCTTGGATCGAAGGCATCACCGTGGATAAGACCGGTGGCTATACCATTATCAAGAATGTGGATGTCGAAGGCAAGACCGTATTCCTTACCAATATGAATGCGGGTTCCTGGACCAAGGTCCGTTCCGTGGATATGAGCGACGGTGCCGACAATATCGTAGTTTGCACCAAGGGCGGTTCTGGTAAGATTGAACTTCATTCCGGTTCTGCAACAGGTCCGCTGATGTCTACCATCGACGTTCCCGCAAGCACTGACTGGCAGGAAAATTCCTTCCCGGTTACTGGGGCAGATGGTGTTGGCGATCTTTATTTCGTGTTTAAGTCAGGCAACTTCAAGTTTGACTACTGGTTCTTCGAAAGCACAAAGCAGGCTGTTCCCCAGGAACCGTTCTCTGGCAAGGCTGCAGCTATTCCGGGCAAGATCCAGGCCGAAGATTTCGATAAGCCGGGCGTAGGTCGTGGCAACCAGTCCTTCAGCGACAAGGATGCCGAAAATCACGGCGACAGCGACTACCGTAAGGATGATGCTCCTGCTGTTGACCTCTACAAGAAATCCAATAACCGCGTGGTCCTTGGCTATGTCCAGGAAGGCGAATGGCTGGAATACACCGTAGACGTTGCCAAGGCTGGCGAATACACCATGTTTGCCGCAGTCGCATCTGCGGGTGGTTCCAAGTTCAAGCTGTCCATCGATGGCGAAGACATTACGGGCGACATTGAAGTGCCTAAGGCCGCCGCCGGCGAAGACAACTACGATGACTATAACAAGGTCAGCGCCGATGTTACGCTTCCTGCAGGTAAGCACATCTTGCGCTTCACCGCAACCGGCGACTGGTTTGACGTAGACTACTTCAACTTTGTAGCAGGCAAGGGCGCCGAAGATGACGAACCGCTTCCTGGCGAAGGCGAAACGGACCCGAATAATCCCGGTGAATCTACTGATCCTGATGGTCCTATCGGAATCGTGTCCAGCGTGAACTACTCTGTTTCTGTGGATTCCAAGTACGACGTGTTTGACTTGACCGGTAAGCACATGGGTCGTGTGAACCTGGGTATAGGTTCTGCTGAAAGCCTGTCTCAGCGTATGAGTGCTGCAGGTTTTGCTCGCGGTCTCTACATGGTTCGCGGCATCAAGAGCCAGAAAATGACCAAGGTGAATGTGGCAAAGTAG